In Pseudomonadaceae bacterium SI-3, the sequence ACCACTTAAGCGCACCACTGTAGCGGAAAGCATTCTTGACACTGAACATTCGAGACTTAACCCGACGAAATACCAGGGAAACGCCACCTCGACTATGCCATTCCGCATGCGTCTCGGTGGGTTCCGGCACAAAAAAAGCGCCGCGGGGTTGCCGAGGCGCTTCTGGTATCGCTTTTGTCTAGGATTAACGCTCTAGGAGAATGCGCAACATGCGGCGTAACGGCTCGGCCGCCCCCCAAAGCAGCTGATCGCCGACGGTAAATGCACCGAGGTAATGCGACCCCATGTTCAGCTTGCGCAGGCGGCCGACCGGGACACTCAATGTGCCAGTCACCGAAGTCGGGCTCAGCTCCTGCATGCTTGAGTCACGATGGTTCAGAACAAGCTTTACCCAAGGGTTGTGCTGGCTAATCATGCCTTCGATATCGGAGATAGGCACGTCCTTGTTCAGCTTGATGGTCAACGCTTGGCTGTGGCAACGCATGGCGCCGACACGAACACAAATACCATCCACCGGAATCGGGCTTTTGAATCGACCCAGGATCTTGTTGGTTTCCGCCTGGGCCTTCCATTCTTCGCGGCTCTGCCCGTTCGGTAGCTCCTTGTCGATGTAAGGGATCAAGCTACCGGCGAGTGGAACGCCAAAGTTATCGACCGGGAACGCCTCCGAGCGCTGGCATTCGGCAACTTTTCGATCGATGTCCAGAATGGCACTAGCCGGGTCAGCAAGCTCGTCAGCG encodes:
- the asd gene encoding aspartate-semialdehyde dehydrogenase — protein: MKRVGLIGWRGMVGSVLMQRMLEERDFDLIEPVFFTTSNVGGQGPSIGKEIAPLEDAYSIDELKTLDVVLTCQGGDYTSEVFPKLREAGWKGYWIDAASTLRMHDDAVIVLDPVNRKVIDHQLDAGTRNYIGGNCTVSLMLMGLGGLFEHGLVDWMSAMTYQAASGAGAQNMRELIKQMGSINASVADELADPASAILDIDRKVAECQRSEAFPVDNFGVPLAGSLIPYIDKELPNGQSREEWKAQAETNKILGRFKSPIPVDGICVRVGAMRCHSQALTIKLNKDVPISDIEGMISQHNPWVKLVLNHRDSSMQELSPTSVTGTLSVPVGRLRKLNMGSHYLGAFTVGDQLLWGAAEPLRRMLRILLER